One part of the Rutidosis leptorrhynchoides isolate AG116_Rl617_1_P2 chromosome 1, CSIRO_AGI_Rlap_v1, whole genome shotgun sequence genome encodes these proteins:
- the LOC139900592 gene encoding uncharacterized protein has translation MPPYEMLYGRKCCTLICWGEISEKELGGSDLVLKTNEKIEVIRERLKEAQDRQNHMRIDVGDQLSLRKVTWKCLTAQSTIMPLEEVEVNDKLGYIEESVDIAVEQKRKIRNNPSNCLK, from the exons ATGCCTccatacgagatgctttatgggagaAAGTGTTGCactctgatttgttggggtgaaataagTGAAAAAGAATTGGGTGGATCCGACCTTGTGTTGAAAACAAATGAAAAGATTGAAGTTATTCGAGAACGTTTGAAAGAAGCCCAAGATAGACAAAATCATATGCGGATAGACGTAGGAGACCAATTGAGTTTaaggaaggtgacatg GAAGTGTTTAACCGCACAATCTACAATTATGCCCTTAGAAGAAGTTGAGGTGAATGATAAATTGGGATATATCGAGGAATCGGTTGATATTGCTGTTGAACAAAAAAGAAAGATTCGTAATAATCCATCAAATTGTTTAAAGTAA
- the LOC139900658 gene encoding uncharacterized protein — translation MLRACAIEFGKSWDTHLPLVEFTYNNSYHTSIRMPPYEMLYRRKCCTLICWGEIGEKELGGSDLVLKTNEKIEVIRERLKEAQDRQNHMRIDVGDQLSLRKVTWKCLTAQSTIVPLEEVEVNDKLGYIEESVDIADEQIRKIRNNPIKLFKVRWKYGKDTEYTWETEEFMIKHFPSSHLAWISTT, via the exons atgttacgggcttgtGCAATTGAATTTGGCAAAAGTTGGGATACACATCTACCATTGGTGGAGTTCacatacaacaatagctatcacacTAGTATTAGAATGCCTCCATACGAGATGCTTTATAGGAGAAAGTGTTGCactctgatttgttggggtgaaataggTGAAAAAGAATTGGGTGGATCCGACCTTGTGTTGAAAACGAATGAAAAGATTGAAGTTATTCGAGAACGTTTGAAAGAAGCCCAGGATAGACAAAATCATATGCGGATAGACGTAGGAGACCAATTGAGTTTaaggaaggtgacatg GAAGTGTTTAACAGCACAATCTACAATTGTGCCCTTAGAAGAAGTTGAGGTGAATGATAAATTGGGATATATCGAGGAATCGGTTGATATTGCTGATGAACAAATAAGAAAGATTCGTAATAATCCTATCAAATTGTTTAAAGTAAGATGGAAGTACGGGAAAGATACGGAGTATACATGGGAAACAGAGGAATTTATGATCAAGCACTTTCCGTCTAGTCACTTAGCTTGGATCTCGACGACGTGA